The Magnolia sinica isolate HGM2019 chromosome 9, MsV1, whole genome shotgun sequence genome contains a region encoding:
- the LOC131255289 gene encoding disease resistance protein RPM1-like: MTDLPLRQILQKPDASGRLKKWAIELSEFDIQYKPRVAIKGQTVTDFIAEAFHSNYENCCPPGLKKLSQSFVDKCRGLPLAIVALGSLLSIKDKTYVEWEMIHRSLGSEFESDDNLRSMMKILFLSFNDLPYYLKSCFLYLSIFPEDYAIKRMKLIRLWIAEGFVERNEGRSMEDVAEGYLNALIARNLVQVAERKSYGKLITCCIHDLVREIIISKSREEHFFASSVEQNKILCNRIRRLSIYKSGEKFPKLDGLCHLRSLFIFGVDGLSIGSAITCFSSLKLFKVVDLENVSMDSFPDALTSLFHLRYLSLENTKMKKLPNSLGKLKNLETLNLKGTFVCELPIEILKLQNLRHLLIYRYARKGVYLPFNAVDGIKVPTGMGSMRSLQKLAYIEVESSVVRELGNLIELRKLGVIKLRTEDGNDLCTSVEKMNHLQAFSARSMDAEELLDLHSLSYPPPTLQRLCLRGRLLKLPQWIASLDNLVSVRLRWSRLRDDPLKALQSLPNLVELFLERAYNGEELYCEAGGYPRLKDLSLLDLKELKKVRIENGAMYCLEKLRIRGCEELGEVPLGLENLTNLKMLYLVDLPFAFLRGLTKDGFNELVNSIQHIPLIRYIDTRDFS; this comes from the coding sequence GCATTCCATTCGAACTACGAGAATTGTTGCCCTCCTGGATTGAAGAAGCTTTCTCAAAGCTTTGTAGATAAATGCCGAGGATTGCCGCTTGCAATTGTCGCATTGGGTAGTCTTCTGTCAATCAAGGACAAGACATATGTTGAGTGGGAGATGATTCATCGAAGCCTTGGATCAGAGTTTGAAAGCGATGACAATCTTAGAAGCATGATGAAAATATTATTCCTCAGTTTCAATGACTTGCCTTACTACCTGAAATCATGCTTCTTGTATTTGAGCATTTTCCCCGAAGACTATGCGATTAAGCGTATGAAACTAATTCGGCTATGGATAGCTGAAGGTTTTGTAGAAAGAAATGAAGGCAGGTCAATGGAAGACGTTGCTGAAGGTTACCTCAATGCACTCATCGCTAGAAATCTCGTTCAAGTAGCAGAAAGGAAATCATATGGGAAATTGATCACTTGTTGCATCCATGATCTCGTGCGGGAGATCATTATTTCAAAATCCAGGGAAGAGCATTTCTTTGCATCTTCTGTTGAGCAGAACAAGATACTTTGTAATAGAATCCGGCGTCTGTCTATTTACAAAAGCGGCGAGAAATTTCCAAAATTAGATGGTTTGTGCCATCTTCGCTCTTTGTTCATTTTTGGGGTGGATGGACTATCTATTGGTTCTGCAATCACATGTTTTTCCAGCTTAAAGTTGTTTAAGGTGGTGGATCTTGAAAATGTTTCCATGGATAGCTTTCCTGATGCTTTGACTAGTCTGTTCCACTTAAGATATTTGAGCCTGGAGAATACAAAGATGAAGAAGCTTCCTAACTCACTGGGGAAGCTAAAAAACTTAGAAACATTGAATCTTAAGGGCACCTTTGTATGTGAATTGCCAATTGAGATTCTCAAGCTCCAAAACCTTCGCCACCTTCTGATTTATCGGTATGCTAGAAAGGGGGTCTACTTGCCATTTAATGCTGTGGATGGAATTAAGGTTCCTACTGGAATGGGGAGTATGAGATCACTACAGAAGTTGGCATACATAGAGGTGGAGAGCAGCGTGGTTAGAGAGCTGGGGAATCTCATCGAACTGAGGAAGTTGGGCGTTATCAAATTAAGAACAGAAGATGGGAATGATTTGTGCACTTCCGTCGAGAAAATGAACCACCTTCAAGCCTTTTCTGCAAGATCGATGGATGCGGAGGAGCTTCTTGACTTGCATTCTCTGTCATATCCTCCACCTACTCTTCAAAGGTTGTGCTTGAGAGGGCGTTTGCTCAAGTTACCTCAATGGATTGCCTCACTTGATAATCTAGTCTCCGTTCGTTTGAGGTGGTCTAGATTGAGGGATGACCCTCTCAAAGCCCTTCAATCACTACCAAATTTGGTAGAACTCTTTCTCGAGCGAGCCTACAATGGAGAAGAGTTATATTGCGAGGCAGGAGGATATCCAAGACTCAAGGATTTAAGCCTTCTTGATTTGAAGGAATTGAAGAAGGTGAGAATAGAGAATGGAGCAATGTATTGCCTTGAAAAGCTGAGGATCAGAGGTTGTGAAGAGTTAGGAGAGGTGCCTTTGGGGCTTGAAAATCTCACTAACCTCAAAATGCTCTATCTGGTGGATTTGCCATTTGCTTTTCTGAGAGGGCTAACAAAGGATGGGTTTAATGAATTAGTCAATTCCATTCAGCACATTCCACTCATAAGATATATAGATACTAGGGACTTTTCATGA
- the LOC131255916 gene encoding disease resistance protein RPM1-like, whose amino-acid sequence MADSAVNFLIQHLRPLLVDEVQLLKGVDGEVRELINEFDSIKSVLRDADARQDTDEGLKTWVKQIREVAYDVEDVLDEFMLSQAQEQQGCIDFLCILIKQFMVRHKTASSIRDIKTRVSKIKERKDAYSLDSTGQTSNSKKKDPRPKALFVEEADLVGIDVPRKELIERLVNEDSRLLTISVVGMGGLGKTTLVKKVYDDQRVKKCFETYAWITVSQSFKAEEQLRSMIKQFFKPKEDPSPPGLDAMPHDELIQELWSYLQDKRYLLVLDDVWEADVWNDIGGAFPQNKKGSRVMITTRNGDVARSSCFRPSAPIYDLQPLHPENAWSLFCKEAFHSHEKNNCPPELEEFSRSFVDKCEGLPLAVVTLGSLLSGKTYDEWEMIHRSLGPEFESDDSLRRMMKILLLSFNDLPYYLKSCFLYLSIFPEDYPIKRMKLIRLWIAEGFVERKVGRSKEEVAEGYLNELIARNLVHVAERKLDGKVSICRIHDLVREMIIPKFREEHLFASSVEKPCNRIRRLSIYKDENFPKFDAFSCLRSLFIFGAEGLSNAPTITSFSSLRLLRVVDLENTSMEIFPDDLTSLLLLRYLSLENSKIKKLPSSLGRLKNLETLNLKGTFVCELPVEILKLKCLCHLLVYRYSTGEGYYQPFNPKDGIKVPAGVGSMRSLQKLAHIEAESGIIRELGNLTQLRRLGIIKLRVEDGNDLCTSIEKMIHLHSFEVRSMDEEEVLDLHSLSHPPLHLQRLYLGGRLEKLPEWIASLHNLVVVHLTWSRLGDDPLKALQSLPNLVELLLDGAYDGEELCCEGRGYPRLKKLWLIELSGLKNVRVEKGAMSSLEELYIRRCEELVEAPLWLEHVTNLKELYLYDMSEAFLKGLRKDGAEELVDSIRHIPLIRYIDTQTNTYRDLS is encoded by the coding sequence atggcaGATAGTGCTGTGAACTTCTTAATACAACACTTGAGGCCTTTGCTGGTAGATGAAGTGCAGTTGTTGAAGGGGGTCGATGGAGAAGTCCGCGAACTCATAAATGAGTTTGATAGCATCAAATCCGTCTTAAGGGATGCCGACGCAAGACAAGATACCGATGAAGGCCTCAAGACATGGGTGAAACAAATCAGAGAAGTAGCTTATGACGTTGAAGATGTTCTCGACGAGTTCATGCTCAGCCAAGCACAAGAGCAGCAGGGATGTATCGATTTTCTTTGTATACTCATCAAGCAGTTTATGGTGCGCCATAAGACTGCATCATCGATACGAGATATCAAAACCCGAGTCAGTAagattaaagaaagaaaagatgctTACTCTCTGGATAGTACGGGGCAAACTTCAAACTCCAAAAAAAAGGATCCCCGACCGAAAGCTCTTTTCGTTGAGGAAGCTGATCTTGTGGGTATCGATGTGCCAAGAAAGGAATTGATTGAACGGTTGGTCAATGAAGATTCAAGACTTTTGACGATTTCAGTGGTCGGGATGGGTGGCCTTGGCAAGACCACTCTGGTAAAGAAAGTCTACGATGACCAACGGGTGAAGAAATGTTTTGAAACATATGCTTGGATCACTGTCTCGCAATCGTTCAAAGCGGAGGAACAGCTTCGAAGCATGATAAAGCAATTCTTCAAGCCGAAGGAAGATCCATCTCCCCCAGGTTTAGACGCAATGCCACATGACGAGCTCATACAAGAGCTATGGAGCTACTTGCAGGACAAAAGGTATTTACTTGTTCTTGATGATGTATGGGAGGCAGACGTATGGAATGACATAGGCGGTGCATTCCCCCAAAACAAAAAGGGTAGCAGGGTAATGATCACTACACGCAACGGTGACGTCGCACGTTCTTCTTGCTTCCGACCCTCTGCTCCCATCTACGATCTCCAACCTCTGCATCCAGAAAATGCATGGTCCCTCTTTTGCAAGGAGGCATTCCACTCGCATGAGAAGAATAATTGCCCTCCTGAATTGGAGGAGTTTTCGAGAAGCTTTGTAGATAAATGCGAAGGATTACCGCTTGCAGTTGTCACATTAGGTAGTCTTCTATCCGGCAAGACGTATGACGAGTGGGAGATGATTCACCGTAGCCTTGGACCAGAGTTTGAAAGCGATGACAGTCTtagaagaatgatgaaaatatTATTGCTCAGTTTCAATGACTTGCCTTACTACCTGAAATCATGCTTCTTGTATTTGAGTATTTTCCCCGAAGACTATCCGATTAAGCGTATGAAACTAATTCGCCTATGGATAGCCGAGGGGTTCGTAGAAAGAAAAGTAGGCAGGTCAAAGGAAGAGGTTGCTGAAGGTTACCTCAATGAGCTCATCGCTAGAAATCTGGTTCACGTGGCAGAAAGGAAATTAGATGGGAAGGTGAGCATTTGTCGCATCCATGATCTTGTGCGGGAGATGATTATTCCAAAATTCAGGGAGGAGCATTTATTTGCATCTTCTGTTGAAAAGCCTTGTAACAGAATCCGGCGTCTGTCCATTTATAAAGATGAgaattttccaaaatttgatgCCTTCTCCTGCCTTCGCTCATTGTTCATTTTTGGTGCAGAAGGACTATCTAATGCCCCTACAATCACTTCATTTTCCAGCTTAAGGTTGTTGAGGGTGGTTGATCTTGAAAATACGTCCATGGaaatctttcctgatgatctaacaAGCTTGTTGCTTTTGAGATACTTAAGCTTGGAGAATTCAAAGATCAAGAAGCTTCCAAGTTCGTTGGGGAGGCTAAAGAACTTAGAAACATTGAATCTTAAGGGCACTTTCGTATGTGAGTTGCCGGTGGAGATTCTCAAGCTCAAGTGCCTATGCCACCTTCTGGTTTACCGCTATAGTACTGGAGAAGGGTATTATCAGCCATTTAATCCTAAAGATGGAATTAAGGTGCCTGCTGGAGTCGGGAGCATGAGATCCCTACAGAAGTTGGCACATATAGAGGCAGAGAGCGGCATCATTAGAGAGCTGGGGAATCTCACCCAACTGAGGAGGTTAGGCATTATCAAGCTAAGAGTGGAAGATGGGAATGATTTATGCACTTCCATTGAGAAGATGATTCACCTTCACTCCTTTGAAGTGAGATcaatggatgaggaggaggttCTCGACCTGCATTCTTTATCGCATCCTCCGCTGCATCTTCAACGTCTATATTTGGGAGGGCGTTTGGAGAAGTTGCCTGAATGGATTGCCTCGCTTCATAATCTGGTAGTAGTTCATCTGACGTGGTCCAGATTGGGGGATGATCCACTCAAAGCCCTTCAATCACTGCCCAATTTGGTGGAACTCTTACTAGATGGAGCTTATGATGGAGAAGAGTTATGTTGCGAGGGTAGAGGATATCCAAGACTTAAGAAATTATGGCTCATTGAGTTGAGCGGGTTGAAGAATGTGAGGGTGGAGAAGGGAGCAATGTCAAGCCTTGAAGAGCTATATATTAGACGTTGCGAAGAATTAGTGGAGGCGCCGCTGTGGCTCGAACACGTCACTAACCTCAAAGAACTCTACCTGTATGATATGTCGGAAGCTTTCTTGAAGGGGCTCAGAAAGGATGGAGCTGAAGAGTTGGTGGATTCCATTCGCCACATCCCACTCATACGATATATAGACACTCAGACAAATACTTATCGGGATTTGTCATGA